The Chiroxiphia lanceolata isolate bChiLan1 chromosome 12, bChiLan1.pri, whole genome shotgun sequence genome window below encodes:
- the KBTBD13 gene encoding kelch repeat and BTB domain-containing protein 13: MTPEEEGSRAGPPERVRIRVEEQSFCVEKTLLVESSEYFRALFRSGMRESTQEEIGLGELSAAGFLAMLQVLEGERPILGSEETLQAVECAAFLQVKPLAKYLIHSINSDNCILLYQAAAIFGLLDLFHCAALYIRDSYTELEEYLDCLSDDLLAYVEALLPSTFVAVGAHTPTFEFLEDLSRTICYLDEETNTWRTLSCLPLSASTFLAGMATMDNKIYIVGGVYGANKQVVESSFCYDADANAWSEFPSPHQLRYDVRLVGHEGFLYAIGGEYEKISLKSVERYDVASSTWTFVSDLPQPSTAAPCAQALGQIFVCLWQPLDTTVIYEYETQRDEWLPVTELKRHQSYGHCMVAHRDNLYVMRNGPYDDFLRCVIDCFNLTSRQWTALPGQFLNSKGALFTAVVRGDTIYTVNKMLTLLYSVEEETWKQKKERAGFPRSGSLQTFLLRLPRRDHEIAT, encoded by the coding sequence ATGACCCCGGAGGAGGAAGGCTCCCGGGCAGGGCCCCCAGAGCGGGTGCGTATCCGGGTGGAGGAGCAGTCGTTCTGTGTGGAGAAGACCCTGCTGGTGGAGAGCAGTGAGTACTTCCGTGCCCTTTTCCGCTCGGGCATGAGGGAGAGCACGCAGGAGGAGAtcgggctgggggagctgagcGCAGCCGGGTTCCTCGCCatgctgcaggtgctggaggGTGAGAGGCCCATCCTTGGCAGTGAGGAGACCCTCCAGGCAGTGGAGTGTGCTGCCTTCCTGCAGGTGAAGCCCTTGGCCAAGTACCTGATCCACTCCATCAACTCTGACAACTGCATCCTGTTGTACCAAGCCGCTGCCATATTCGGCCTCCTGGATCTCTTCCACTGTGCCGCTCTCTATATCAGGGACAGCTACACTGAGCTGGAGGAGTACCTGGACTGCCTCTCTGATGACCTGCTGGCCTATGTGGAagccctcctgcccagcacctTTGTGGCAGTGGGAGCCCACACGCCCACCTTCGAGTTCTTGGAGGACCTGTCCAGGACCATCTGCTACCTAGATGAGGAGACCAACACGTGGAGGACCCTCTCCTGCCTGCCGCTGAGCGCCAGCACATTCCTAGCCGGCATGGCAACCATGGATAATAAGATCTACATTGTGGGTGGCGTCTACGGGGCCAACAAGCAGGTGGTGGagagcagcttctgctatgATGCTGACGCCAACGCCTGGAGCGAGTTCCCCAGCCCTCACCAGCTGCGCTACGACGTCAGGCTGGTGGGCCATGAGGGCTTCCTCTATGCCATCGGGGGGGAGTACGAGAAGATCTCACTCAAGTCCGTGGAGAGGTACGACGTGGCCTCCAGCACTTGGACGTTCGTCTCTGACCTGCCGCAGCCCAGCACAGCGGCGCCCTGTGCCCAAGCCCTGGGGCAGATCTTTGTTTGCCTGTGGCAGCCACTGGACACCACCGTCATCTACGAGTACGAGACTCAGCGGGACGAGTGGCTTCCCGTCACCGAGCTCAAACGGCACCAGAGCTACGGGCACTGCATGGTGGCCCACCGTGACAACCTCTACGTCATGCGCAACGGCCCCTACGACGACTTCTTGCGCTGTGTCATCGACTGCTTCAACCTGACGTCGCGGCAGTGGACGGCCCTGCCTGGGCAGTTCCTGAACAGCAAGGGAGCCCTGTTCACTGCTGTTGTCAGGGGGGACACCATCTACACCGTCAACAAGATGCTGACACTCCTCTACTCCGTGGAAGAGGAGACCTGGAAGCAGAAGAAGGAACGGGCAGGTTTCCCACGCAGTGGCTCCCTGCAGACTTTCCTCCTGCGGCTGCCGAGACGTGACCATGAGATCGCAACGTAA